One Brassica oleracea var. oleracea cultivar TO1000 chromosome C7, BOL, whole genome shotgun sequence genomic window carries:
- the LOC106306236 gene encoding uncharacterized RNA methyltransferase pc1998, whose translation MHSSTLFSFGARYPIITCRVSPPASPPVASLSLPSSSSDSLACSLQCPHFQSCSGCTHELNLQRPAVVDEASGFFKRYGVEDFTFDSCRLWGWRCRAKLAVRGTSDNALIGLYQEGTHSVVDIPECKAHHPNINAAIELLREGIKVFDVVPFDEDQGTGDLRYVQMAVTTHSTSLRAPERYKNGKVQVSLVWNSRNEKSHNADKLQALSSFLWRKGGPNCKFHLIHSVWANFQTSTNNIIFGNRWRHLLGERDFWEHVGGIDISLDPSSFGQANTRAFDSLLWKLHKYVPGGSSVADLYAGAGVIGLSLATSRKCSSVKCIEVNKEARLSFEKTIQRLPNSLNCSITWHHADASVNPLSWIIGTDVVVVDPPRRGLDASLRQILESVPSIEKRMRSSSQSTSSNAKEEKRPWILRARELSVQAGNKLTPEESNTLPQRLIYISCGWESFKEDCKSLLSSRAWELEKAHGFNFFPGTDSIEVLAVFKRRVVMKKKKKSGVKKVGLKKVRAK comes from the exons ATGCATTCGTCGACGCTTTTCTCCTTCGGCGCTCGTTATCCAATCATAACCTGCCGCGTGTCACCTCCGGCTTCGCCTCCCGTTGCTTCTCTTTCTCTCCCTTCAAGCTCCTCCGACTCGCTAGCTTGCTCCCTGCAGTGCCCTCATTTCCAGTC GTGCTCAGGTTGCACGCATGAGCTCAATCTCCAACGTCCGGCTGTCGTCGACGAAGCTTCAGGCTTCTTCAAGCGTTACGGCGTCGAAGATTTCACTTTCGATAGTTGTAGACTG TGGGGATGGCGGTGCCGAGCTAAGCTAGCCGTTCGTGGCACGTCGGATAATGCATTGATAGGGTTGTACCAAGAGGGAACTCACTCCGTTGTAGATATTCCTGAATGTAAAG CTCATCATCCTAATATTAATGCTGCCATCGAGTTACTGAGAGAAG GTATTAAGGTGTTCGATGTCGTGCCATTTGATGAGGATCAGGGCACTGGGGACTTACGATATGTTCAG ATGGCTGTTACGACGCACAGTACATCACTTCGTGCCCCAGAGAGATACAAAAATG GAAAAGTGCAGGTGTCCCTGGTCTGGAACTCGAGAAATGAGAAATCTCATAACGCAGATAAGTTGCAAGCTTTGTCCAGC TTCCTGTGGAGAAAGGGTGGACCCAATTGCAAGTTTCACCTGATCCATTCTGTCTGGGCTAACTTTCAGACGTCAACCAACAAT ATAATCTTTGGAAACAGATGGAGACATCTTTTAGGTGAGAGAGATTTCTGGGAACACGTTGGAGGAATTGACATATCCTTGGATCCTTCCAGTTTTGGCCAAGCAAACACACGG GCTTTTGATAGCTTGCTTTGGAAACTACATAAGTATGTTCCTGGCGGATCATCTGTTGCTGATCTATACGCAGGAGCCGGGGTAATTGGATTATCGTTAGCTACATCGAGGAAATGCAG TTCTGTCAAATGCATTGAGGTTAACAAAGAAGCTAGGCTGTCTTTTGAGAAAACAATCCAGAGGTTGCCAAACTCGCTGAATTGCAGCATCACTTGGCACCATGCAGATGCTTCAGTT AACCCACTTTCGTGGATTATAGGAACAGATGTAGTCGTGGTGGATCCTCCAAGGAGAGGTCTGGATGCTTCTCTCCGTCAGATTTTGGAGTCTGTTCCCTCCATTGAGAAAAGAATGAGGTCTTCGTCACAGAG TACAAGCTCGAATGCAAAAGAGGAGAAGAGGCCGTGGATATTAAGAGCAAGGGAACTTTCAGTTCAAGCTGGTAACAAGCTGACCCCTGAGGAGAGCAATACTCTACCGCAAAGACTCATTTATATAAGCTGTGGTTGGGAAAGCTTCAAGGAG GATTGCAAGTCGTTGTTATCTAGCAGAGCATGGGAGCTGGAAAAAGCACATGGCTTTAACTTCTTTCCCGGAACTGACAG CATTGAAGTCTTGGCCGTATTCAAGAGAAGGGTTGTGATGAAGAAAAAGAAGAAATCGGGAGTAAAGAAAGTGGGATTAAAGAAAGTGCGTGCTAAGTAG
- the LOC106306235 gene encoding chloride channel protein CLC-b: MEEDLHQIVNSCNYNGEDEEQGDPESNTLNQPLVKANRTLSSTPLALVGTKVSHIESLDYEINENDLFKHDWRKRSKTQVLQYIFLKWTFACLIGLFTGLIATLINLAVENIAGYKLLAVGHFLAQERYVTGLMVFAGGNLGLTLVATVLCVCFAPTAAGPGIPEIKAYLNGIDTPNMFGATTMIVKIIGSIGAVAAGLDLGKEGPLVHIGTCIASLLGQGGPDNHRLKWRWLRYFNNDRDRRDLITCGSAAGVCAAFRSPVGGVLFALEEVATWWRSALLWRTFFSTAVVVVVLRAFIEICNSGKCGLFGRGGLIMFDVSHVTYTYHATDIIPVMLIGVIGGVLGSLYNHFLHKVLRLYNLINQKGKIHKVLLALTVSLFTSVCLYGLPFLAKCTPCDPSIEERCPTNGRSGNFKQFHCPKGYYSDLATLLLTTNDDAVRNIFSSNTPNEFSMGSLWIFFVLYCILGLFTFGIATPSGLFLPIILMGSAYGRMLGGLMGSYTSIDQGLYAVLGAASLMAGSMRMTVSLCVIFLELTNNLLLLPITMIVLLIAKTVGDSFNPSIYDIILHLKGLPFLEANPEPWMRNLSVGELGDAKPPVVTLQGVEKVAKIVDVLRNTTHNAFPVLDEAEVPPQVGLGTGAIELHGLILRAHLVKVLKKRWFLTEKRRTEEWEVREKFPWDELAEREDNFDDVAITSSEMQMYVDLHPLTNTTPYTVMENMSVAKALVLFRQVGLRHLLIVPRIQASGRSPVVGILTRQDLRACNILQAFPHLEKSKGRKAH, encoded by the exons ATGGAAGAAGATTTACACCAGATTGTTAATAGTTGTAACTACAATGGAGAAGATGAAGAGCAAGGAGACCCAGAGAGCAACACACTGAACCAGCCTCTGGTTAAGGCTAACCGAACACTATCTTCAACTCCACTTGCTTTGGTCGGTACAAAGGTTTCTCACATCGAGAGCTTGGACTATGA AATAAACGAGAACGATTTGTTTAAACATGATTGGAGAAAAAGATCAAAGACACAAGTGCTTCAATACATATTCTTGAAATGGACATTCGCTTGTCTTATCGGTCTATTCACTGGTCTTATCGCCACTCTCATCAACTTAGCCGTCGAAAACATTGCTGGCTACAAGCTTTTGGCAGTTGGTCACTTCCTCGCCCAAGAAAG GTATGTAACAGGTCTGATGGTCTTTGCTGGGGGGAATCTAGGGCTGACGTTGGTTGCGACTGTGCTTTGTGTATGCTTTGCTCCCACGGCTGCTGGTCCTGGCATTCCTGAGATCAAAGCTTACCTTAATGGCATCGACACTCCAAACATGTTTGGTGCTACCACTATGATCGTTAAG ATCATTGGAAGCATTGGAGCGGTTGCAGCTGGACTTGATCTAGGCAAAGAAGGTCCTCTAGTTCACATAGGAACCTGCATAGCTTCATTGCTTGGGCAAGGCGGACCAGACAACCACCGGTTAAAGTGGCGGTGGCTTCGTTACTTCAACAACGACAGAGACCGAAGGGATTTAATAACGTGTGGCTCGGCAGCTGGAGTGTGCGCAGCCTTCAGGTCACCTGTTGGAGGTGTGCTTTTCGCCCTTGAGGAAGTCGCCACTTGGTGGAGAAGCGCCTTGTTGTGGCGGACTTTCTTCAGCACAGCGGTTGTTGTGGTTGTACTAAGGGCGTTCATAGAGATATGCAACTCAGGCAAGTGTGGATTGTTTGGAAGAGGAGGGCTTATCATGTTTGATGTCAGTCACGTTACTTATACTTACCATGCGACTGATATAATCCCTGTCATGTTGATTGGTGTCATTGGTGGAGTTCTTGGGAGTCTCTACAATCACTTTCTCCATAAAGTTCTCAGGCTTTACAATCTCATCAACCA GAAGGGTAAGATCCATAAGGTGCTTCTTGCTCTTACTGTATCTCTCTTCACATCGGTTTGTCTCTACGGTCTTCCTTTCTTGGCCAAATGCACGCCTTGTGACCCCTCCATAGAAGAGAGATGCCCAACGAATGGTAGATCAGGGAACTTCAAACAGTTCCATTGCCCAAAAGGTTACTACAGTGATCTAGCTACTCTGCTTCTCACCACCAACGACGATGCTGTCAGGAACATCTTCTCTTCCAACACTCCTAATGAGTTCAGCATGGGCTCCCTTTGGATATTCTTTGTGCTCTACTGCATCTTGGGGCTTTTCACATTTGGTATCGCAACGCCGTCTGGTCTCTTCCTCCCTATCATCCTCATGGGTTCTGCGTATGGAAGAATGCTTGGTGGGTTGATGGGATCTTACACTAGCATTGACCAAGGGCTTTACGCTGTCCTTGGCGCAGCTTCGCTCATGGCTGGATCCATGAGAATGACTGTGTCACTCTGTGTTATATTCCTTGAACTTACCAACAACCTTCTTTTGCTTCCCATTACAATGATTGTGCTTCTTATTGCCAAAACTGTGGGAGACAGCTTTAACCCAAGTATCTATGATATCATACTGCATCTTAAGGGGTTACCTTTCTTGGAAGCGAATCCGGAGCCGTGGATGAGGAACCTCTCCGTTGGTGAGCTTGGTGATGCTAAGCCTCCGGTTGTAACACTGCAAGGTGTAGAAAAGGTTGCTAAGATTGTTGATGTGCTAAGGAACACGACGCATAATGCGTTCCCTGTTTTAGATGAAGCAGAAGTACCTCCTCAAGTGGGTCTAGGGACTGGGGCTATAGAGCTTCACGGGTTGATCCTGAGAGCTCACCTAGTTAAAGTGCTGAAAAAGAGATGGTTCTTGACGGAGAAGAGAAGAACGGAGGAGTGGGAGGTCAGGGAGAAGTTTCCATGGGATGAATTGGCTGAGAGAGAAGACAACTTTGACGATGTGGCCATCACAAGCTCTGAAATGCAAATGTATGTTGATCTCCATCCTCTCACCAACACAACACCTTACACAGTCATGGAGAACATGTCTGTGGCCAAGGCTTTGGTGCTGTTCCGGCAAGTGGGACTCCGACATTTGCTTATTGTTCCCAGGATTCAAGCCTCAGGA AGGTCTCCTGTGGTAGGGATCTTAACCAGGCAGGATCTAAGGGCATGCAACATTCTACAAGCTTTTCCTCACTTGGAAAAATCCAAAGGTAGAAAAGCACACTGA
- the LOC106301136 gene encoding L-type lectin-domain containing receptor kinase S.6, producing MNPFLFFFFFFYLILLLTQDFPALSLRFSPSQPNLTLYGDAFFRGHTISLTQQQPCFPSPSPRNCSSSGIGRALYVYPIKFLEPSTNTTASFSCRFSFTIIASPSCPFGDGFAFLIASNADSFTFSNGFLGLPDPALDPHGSFVAVEFDTAFDPSHGDINDNHVGIDVNSIVSVASVDAVSKGIDLKSGREMMVWIEYSDVLKLIRVWVGYSRVKPKSPVLAAQVDLAGKFREYMHVGFSASNALGSAFHIVERWKFRTFGSHPDAVQEDDDWLVCFENPRNVRHRYGLDVRVSVVGLRIPFWSLLPGLAAVVVLTAFISYSLIRGKKRIVCEGVGLNRVPGRLSLAEIKSATSGFNENTIVGHGASATVYRGSIPMVGSVAVKRFDRAHWPQCNRNPFTTEFTTMTGYLRHKNLVQFQGWCSEGTETALVFEYLPNGSLSDFLHKKPSSDPSEEFVVLSWKQRVNIILGVASALTYLHEECERQIIHRDVKSCNIMLDAEFNAKLGDFGLAEVYEHSAMLSGRNATLPAGTMGYLAPEYVYTGVPSEKSDVYSFGVVILEVCTGRRPVGDDGSILIDLMWSLWEKGKVLDGVDVMLKEEFDAEEMERVLMVGMVCSHPDCDKRPRVKEAVRIIRGEAPLPVLPARRPLLRIHLATEAEEMIADSLVGEELPWMTPKSHF from the coding sequence ATGAATCCGTTTCTCTTCTTCTTCTTCTTCTTCTACCTCATTCTCCTTCTCACCCAAGATTTTCCCGCCCTTTCTCTCCGTTTCTCTCCGTCGCAACCCAACCTAACCCTCTACGGCGACGCCTTCTTCCGCGGCCACACCATCTCCCTCACCCAGCAACAGCCCTGTTTCCCCTCACCCTCGCCGCGAAACTGCTCCTCCTCCGGCATCGGACGCGCCCTCTACGTCTACCCGATCAAGTTCCTAGAACCCTCCACCAACACTACCGCTTCTTTCTCCTGCCGCTTCTCCTTCACCATCATCGCCTCCCCTTCTTGCCCCTTCGGCGACGGCTTCGCCTTCTTGATCGCCTCAAACGCCGATTCTTTCACCTTCTCCAACGGCTTCTTGGGTCTCCCCGACCCGGCTCTAGACCCGCACGGCTCCTTCGTAGCCGTCGAGTTCGATACAGCTTTCGACCCGAGTCACGGAGATATCAACGATAACCACGTTGGAATCGACGTGAACTCAATCGTCTCCGTCGCGTCCGTCGACGCGGTTTCGAAAGGGATTGATCTTAAGAGCGGGAGAGAGATGATGGTGTGGATTGAGTACAGCGACGTTCTCAAGCTCATCAGAGTTTGGGTTGGGTACTCGCGGGTTAAGCCCAAGAGTCCGGTTTTAGCAGCACAGGTTGATCTCGCCGGGAAGTTTAGAGAGTACATGCACGTCGGCTTCTCTGCTTCTAACGCGCTTGGTTCGGCGTTTCATATCGTGGAGAGGTGGAAATTTAGAACCTTTGGGTCTCACCCTGACGCGGTTCAAGAAGATGACGACTGGTTGGTCTGCTTTGAGAATCCTAGGAATGTTCGCCACCGTTATGGTTTGGATGTTAGGGTTTCAGTTGTTGGGTTAAGGATCCCTTTCTGGAGTCTCTTACCTGGTTTAGCTGCTGTTGTTGTTCTCACTGCGTTTATTTCTTACTCGTTGATTCGAGGCAAGAAGAGGATTGTTTGTGAAGGAGTAGGGCTGAACAGGGTCCCGGGAAGATTATCATTAGCTGAGATAAAGTCTGCAACTTCGGGATTCAACGAGAACACGATCGTGGGTCATGGAGCTTCAGCAACTGTATACAGAGGCTCCATTCCTATGGTTGGATCCGTGGCTGTAAAGCGTTTTGATCGGGCTCACTGGCCACAGTGCAACCGCAACCCTTTCACCACGGAGTTTACTACAATGACGGGTTACTTGCGGCACAAGAATCTAGTTCAGTTTCAGGGCTGGTGTAGCGAAGGAACAGAGACAGCTCTAGTGTTTGAGTACTTGCCTAATGGAAGCTTGAGTGACTTCCTTCACAAGAAACCTTCATCGGATCCGTCAGAAGAATTCGTAGTCCTCTCTTGGAAGCAGAGGGTGAACATCATTCTCGGCGTGGCCTCTGCGCTTACTTATCTACACGAAGAATGCGAGAGACAGATCATACACCGTGATGTCAAGTCCTGTAACATAATGCTGGACGCTGAGTTCAACGCAAAGCTAGGTGATTTCGGGTTAGCTGAGGTTTACGAGCATAGTGCGATGTTATCTGGACGCAATGCTACTCTCCCAGCAGGTACCATGGGTTACTTAGCACCTGAATACGTTTACACAGGTGTACCTTCCGAAAAATCCGACGTTTACAGCTTCGGTGTGGTGATTCTTGAGGTGTGTACGGGGCGTAGACCGGTTGGAGATGACGGGTCAATACTTATAGACCTGATGTGGAGTCTCTGGGAGAAAGGGAAGGTCTTGGATGGTGTTGACGTTATGCTAAAGGAAGAGTTTGATGCAGAGGAAATGGAAAGAGTGCTGATGGTTGGGATGGTATGTTCGCATCCTGACTGTGATAAGCGGCCGAGGGTGAAGGAAGCTGTGAGAATTATACGTGGGGAGGCTCCGTTGCCAGTTCTTCCGGCAAGGAGGCCTTTGCTGAGGATACATTTGGCTACGGAGGCGGAGGAGATGATTGCCGATAGTTTAGTTGGGGAGGAACTTCCTTGGATGACGCCTAAGTCACACTTTTAG
- the LOC106301138 gene encoding uridine kinase-like protein 2, chloroplastic: MPEDSTSIDYVMEKASGPHFSGLRLDGLLSSPSKSTNSSPSPFRSGVPSFSQISDPAAPNQPFVIGVTGGTASGKTTVCDMIIQQLHDHRIVLVNQDSFYRGLTSEELERVQEYNFDHPDAFDTEQLLHCIDTLKSGQPYQIPIYDFKTHQRKSDAFRQVNACDVIILEGILVFHDSRVRDLMNMKIFVDTDADVRLARRIRRDTVERGRDVDSVLEQYAKFVKPAFDDFVLPSKKYADVIIPRGGDNHVAVDLIVQHIHTKLGQHDLCKIYPNLFVIQSTFQIRGMHTLIREKDISKHDFVFYSDRLIRLVVEHGLGHLPFTEKQVVTPTGSVYSGVDFCKKLCGVSIIRSGESMENALRACCKGIKIGKILIHREGDNGMQLIYEKLPSDISERHVLLLDPVLGTGNCASQAIELLIRKGVPESHIIFLNLISAPEGIHCICKRFPLLKIVTSEIDQCLNEDFRVIPGLGEYGDRYFGTDE; encoded by the exons ATGCCTGAAGACTCTACGTCGATTGACTACGTCATGGAGAAGGCATCGGGGCCTCACTTCTCCGGTCTTCGCCTCGACGGCCTGCTCTCTTCTCCGTCCAAATCCACCAACTCTTCCCCTTCTCCCTTCCGTTCCGGCGTTCCATCTTTCTCCCAGATTTCCGATCCCGCCGCGCCTAATCAGCCTTTCGTCATCG GAGTTACTGGTGGTACAGCTTCTGGTAAGACCACGGTGTGTGACATGATTATCCAGCAGCTTCATGATCATCGCATTGTTCTAGTTAACCAG GATTCCTTTTACCGTGGTCTGACATCTGAAGAACTGGAGCGTGTGCAAGAATACAATTTCGATCATCCTG ATGCCTTTGACACTGAGCAGCTTTTGCATTGCATTGATACACTCAAGAGTGGGCAACCCTATCAAATTCCAATTTACGACTTCAAGACCCATCAACGTAAATCAGATGCTTTTCGCCAG GTCAATGCTTGTGATGTCATAATTTTGGAAGGGATTCTTGTGTTTCATGACTCACGAGTTCGGGATCTGATGAATATGAAGATCTTTGTTGACACAG ATGCTGATGTGAGGCTTGCTCGCAGAATCAGACGTGACACGGTTGAGAGGGGTAGGGATGTTGATTCTGTGCTTGAACAG TATGCAAAATTTGTGAAGCCTGCGTTTGATGATTTTGTGCTCCCTTCAAAGAAATATGCCGATGTGATCATTCCTCGAGGAGGTGACAATCACGTTGCAGTTGATTTGATTGTGCAACATATCCACACAAAACTTGGGCAACATGATCTCTGCAAAATCTACCCAAATCTTTTTGTTATCCAATCAACATTTCAG ATAAGAGGCATGCATACACTTATTCGAGAGAAGGACATATCAAAACATGACTTTGTGTTTTACTCAGATCGACTCATTCGTCTG GTTGTAGAGCATGGGCTTGGCCATTTGCCATTCACTGAGAAACAAGTAGTTACTCCAACAG GATCTGTGTATAGCGGTGTTGATTTCTGCAAGAAACTTTGTGGGGTCTCAATCATTCGAAG TGGTGAAAGCATGGAAAACGCGTTACGTGCATGTTGTAAAGGGATCAAAATAGGGAAGATTCTTATTCATCGTGAAGGCGACAACGGAATGCAG CTTATATATGAGAAGCTTCCAAGTGATATCTCCGAGCGCCATGTCCTGCTTCTAGATCCCGTTTTAGGCACAG GTAACTGTGCAAGTCAGGCGATAGAGCTACTCATACGTAAAGGAGTCCCTGAATCTCACATAATATTCCTCAATCTTATCTCG GCTCCGGAAGGAATCCATTGCATCTGCAAACGGTTTCCACTGTTGAAGATTGTGACATCGGAAATAGATCAGTGTCTGAATGAAGACTTTCGGGTTATACCAGGCTTGGGTGAATATGGCGATCGCTACTTTGGTACTGACGAGTAA